Proteins co-encoded in one Sinobacterium norvegicum genomic window:
- a CDS encoding NAD(P)H-dependent flavin oxidoreductase → MAGQIKTKLTDLLGCEHPVVQTAMGWVADPNLVAGTSNAGGFGFLAGATIPPQEVERDILRTKELTDKQFGINFHMYQPNAAEIVDLVVKHGIKAVSYSRSPGKDMVKKLKDNGVVCMPTIGLPKHALKAIEMGADAVTIQGGEGGGHTGSVPTTLLIPQVVDAVAGKVPVIAAGGFKDGRGLVAALSWGADGIAMGTRFLMSKESPTPEQTKSRYVSCNNPSEIIVSKAMDGLPQRMIMNQMLEELERAGTAKKLVIALRNGLKFRKFTGASVFSLLQSALAMSKSGDISPAQAIMSANAPMIIQKAMVDGSPDEGVLPSGQVAGVIDSLLSCEDIISGIVTEAEQRLAYLATLGQR, encoded by the coding sequence ATGGCCGGACAAATTAAAACCAAACTAACTGATTTACTGGGCTGCGAGCATCCCGTGGTGCAAACCGCCATGGGGTGGGTGGCAGATCCCAACCTAGTGGCCGGCACGTCCAACGCCGGTGGTTTTGGTTTCTTGGCCGGTGCCACGATTCCGCCACAGGAAGTGGAGCGCGATATTCTGCGCACCAAAGAGTTGACCGATAAACAGTTTGGCATCAACTTCCACATGTATCAGCCCAATGCCGCCGAGATTGTCGACTTAGTCGTTAAGCACGGTATCAAGGCGGTCAGCTATTCCCGTTCGCCGGGTAAGGACATGGTCAAAAAACTCAAGGACAACGGTGTTGTCTGTATGCCGACCATCGGCCTGCCCAAGCACGCACTCAAGGCCATTGAAATGGGCGCCGATGCGGTGACGATTCAGGGCGGTGAAGGCGGTGGTCACACCGGTTCTGTCCCCACCACGCTGTTGATTCCTCAGGTGGTCGACGCCGTGGCCGGCAAGGTGCCGGTTATTGCTGCCGGTGGTTTCAAGGACGGCCGTGGCCTGGTGGCGGCGCTGTCATGGGGTGCCGACGGTATTGCCATGGGGACTCGCTTCTTGATGAGTAAGGAGTCGCCGACCCCAGAGCAGACCAAGTCCCGTTACGTCAGCTGTAACAACCCGTCAGAAATCATCGTCTCCAAGGCGATGGACGGCCTGCCACAGCGGATGATTATGAACCAGATGCTGGAAGAGTTAGAGCGCGCCGGTACCGCTAAAAAACTAGTGATTGCCCTGCGCAACGGTTTGAAGTTTCGTAAATTTACCGGCGCCAGTGTCTTCAGCCTGCTGCAGTCGGCCCTGGCGATGTCCAAGTCTGGCGATATCAGCCCGGCGCAGGCGATTATGTCGGCCAACGCACCGATGATTATTCAGAAGGCAATGGTCGATGGTTCACCCGACGAGGGTGTACTGCCCTCGGGTCAGGTGGCCGGTGTCATCGACAGCCTGTTGAGCTGTGAAGACATTATCAGCGGTATCGTCACCGAGGCCGAGCAACGTCTGGCCTACCTGGCGACCCTAGGCCAGCGCTAA
- a CDS encoding CoA-transferase subunit beta, protein MSTFATDYTLAELMIVAAAEAFADKGEVLATGIGVIPRIAASVAMKSSNPELMMTDSEAYLLSEPNPLSRDADYIQRNETWMGFSRIFDNVWSGKRHAMIGPTQIDRFGQANISCIGGTYEQPKVQMLGMRGLPGNSISHGNSFFVPSHNTRVFVEGECDVVNSIGYNPGRLPKGYSFDDIEIGLIITDLCVLDFGGANKAVRLVSVHPGITVEQVVENTGFPLEIPTIVATTTAPTEAQMEIINQIDPKNFRSKQLKDNPKGDRS, encoded by the coding sequence ATGAGCACGTTTGCTACCGATTACACCTTAGCTGAACTGATGATTGTTGCCGCCGCCGAGGCCTTTGCCGACAAGGGCGAGGTGCTGGCCACCGGCATTGGTGTTATTCCTCGTATTGCCGCTTCCGTGGCGATGAAGAGTTCTAACCCTGAGCTGATGATGACCGACTCAGAAGCCTATCTTTTGAGCGAACCAAACCCGCTGTCACGGGATGCCGACTACATCCAGCGCAACGAGACCTGGATGGGCTTTAGCCGCATCTTCGATAATGTCTGGAGTGGCAAGCGTCACGCCATGATCGGCCCGACACAGATTGACCGTTTCGGTCAGGCCAATATCTCTTGCATCGGCGGCACTTATGAGCAGCCAAAAGTACAGATGTTAGGCATGCGCGGTCTGCCGGGCAACTCTATCAGCCACGGCAACTCGTTCTTCGTCCCCAGTCACAATACTCGCGTTTTCGTCGAAGGCGAGTGTGATGTGGTGAACTCGATCGGCTACAACCCCGGGCGTCTACCCAAGGGTTACAGCTTCGACGACATCGAGATCGGCCTGATCATCACCGATTTGTGTGTGCTTGATTTCGGCGGTGCTAACAAGGCGGTTCGTCTGGTTTCTGTCCACCCAGGTATCACCGTTGAACAGGTTGTTGAGAACACCGGTTTCCCACTGGAGATTCCCACTATTGTCGCCACGACTACGGCGCCGACTGAGGCTCAGATGGAAATTATCAACCAGATCGACCCGAAGAACTTCCGTTCAAAGCAGTTAAAAGATAACCCCAAAGGTGATCGCTCTTAA
- a CDS encoding CoA transferase subunit A, with amino-acid sequence MDKRMTIKDMVGELRDGMTIGIGGWGPRRKPMAVIREILRSDVKDLTVVAYGGADVGMLCAAGKVKKVVFAFVSLDFIPLEPYFRQARQKGAIETMEIDEGMMLLGLRAAAWKMPFMPTQIGLGTDAIKVNPEIKVIDSPYDDKEWVAMPALKLDVSFLHADRADVRGVCQSKGPDYYMDEWFARAADKTFVTCEEIVETEFFNDPLEARFVLWERSMTQGVACVPGGAHPSSCQPAYGFDVPHFKTYNASAKDGGFEAYFDKFIKDSTEAEYQEKVGGLDAIQKLPQPVY; translated from the coding sequence ATGGATAAGCGAATGACCATTAAAGACATGGTTGGCGAGCTACGCGACGGCATGACTATCGGTATCGGTGGTTGGGGCCCGCGTCGTAAACCAATGGCTGTGATTCGTGAAATCTTGCGTTCAGACGTTAAAGATCTCACCGTAGTGGCCTATGGCGGCGCCGATGTTGGCATGCTGTGCGCGGCTGGCAAGGTAAAGAAGGTTGTTTTCGCCTTTGTTTCTTTGGACTTTATTCCGCTGGAGCCTTACTTTCGTCAAGCCCGTCAAAAGGGCGCCATTGAAACAATGGAAATTGACGAGGGCATGATGTTGCTCGGCCTGCGTGCCGCTGCTTGGAAGATGCCCTTTATGCCAACGCAGATTGGTCTGGGCACCGATGCAATCAAGGTGAACCCTGAGATCAAAGTCATCGACAGCCCCTACGACGACAAAGAGTGGGTGGCAATGCCAGCGCTTAAGTTAGACGTATCCTTCCTGCACGCCGACCGCGCCGATGTTCGTGGTGTTTGTCAGTCTAAGGGTCCGGACTACTATATGGACGAGTGGTTTGCCCGCGCCGCCGACAAGACCTTTGTCACCTGTGAAGAAATTGTCGAGACTGAATTCTTCAACGACCCGCTAGAAGCACGCTTCGTGCTGTGGGAGCGCTCGATGACTCAAGGTGTAGCCTGTGTTCCCGGTGGCGCTCACCCCAGTTCTTGTCAGCCCGCTTACGGCTTCGACGTACCGCACTTCAAAACATACAACGCCAGCGCCAAAGACGGTGGTTTTGAGGCCTACTTCGACAAGTTCATCAAAGACAGCACCGAAGCAGAATACCAAGAGAAAGTGGGCGGCTTAGACGCCATCCAGAAATTGCCGCAGCCTGTGTATTAA
- a CDS encoding Lrp/AsnC family transcriptional regulator — translation MTNKRRLDDVDDKILSYLSRDARISNRRIAAELNITEGTVRSRIKRMLDEGLMRITAVTNIDKLKNPCLAFIWIDVDHSGDCERIAQQLSDIPEMGFVAKMLGRFDILAITLVQDPEQLTGFLHTNISTIKGIRRTETSLGVNFVKHDYRVSHIVD, via the coding sequence TTGACTAATAAACGCCGCCTCGACGATGTCGACGACAAAATTCTGAGCTATCTCTCCCGCGATGCCCGTATCAGCAACCGCCGTATCGCTGCCGAGCTCAATATTACCGAGGGTACGGTGCGTTCGCGCATTAAGCGGATGCTGGATGAGGGCTTGATGCGAATCACCGCCGTCACCAATATCGACAAACTCAAAAACCCCTGTCTGGCCTTTATTTGGATCGATGTTGACCACAGCGGCGACTGTGAGCGCATTGCTCAGCAGCTCAGTGATATCCCCGAGATGGGCTTTGTCGCCAAAATGTTAGGCCGTTTCGACATTCTGGCCATTACCCTGGTGCAGGATCCGGAACAATTAACCGGCTTTTTGCATACAAATATCAGTACTATCAAAGGCATTCGCCGAACCGAGACCTCTCTCGGTGTCAATTTCGTCAAGCACGACTATCGCGTCAGTCACATCGTCGACTAG
- a CDS encoding Lrp/AsnC family transcriptional regulator — MTDYRDSVSSRIATTQSTNLDDIDYQIIALLRSDGRMPYRALAKELDLTEATVRSRVKRLEDSETMRVVAVTDIQAAGFGMLLAVGIQVEGRSALLVSEDLAAVEGVYSVSQVVGTHDIEVLTVADGQAALDAMLKTLASVSGVRKIMPAMAIDVLKNQANWVPFD; from the coding sequence GTGACCGACTATCGTGATTCTGTCAGCAGCCGTATAGCGACAACGCAGAGTACCAACCTCGATGATATTGATTACCAGATCATTGCGCTGCTACGCAGTGATGGCCGTATGCCCTATCGGGCGCTGGCCAAGGAACTCGATTTGACCGAGGCAACGGTGCGCTCTCGGGTGAAGCGGTTAGAGGACTCAGAGACCATGCGAGTGGTGGCGGTCACGGATATTCAGGCTGCTGGCTTTGGTATGTTACTGGCTGTTGGTATTCAGGTCGAAGGGCGTTCGGCGCTGTTGGTGTCGGAGGATCTTGCCGCCGTAGAGGGGGTTTATTCGGTCAGCCAGGTAGTGGGCACACACGATATTGAGGTGCTGACGGTCGCCGATGGCCAGGCTGCCCTCGATGCCATGCTCAAAACGTTGGCCTCGGTGTCTGGCGTGCGAAAAATTATGCCAGCAATGGCGATTGATGTTCTCAAAAACCAAGCCAATTGGGTGCCCTTTGACTAA